The following coding sequences lie in one Lysobacter capsici genomic window:
- a CDS encoding NAD(P)H-dependent glycerol-3-phosphate dehydrogenase — translation MNSPASVTPSPKPRIAVLGAGSWGTALAALIARHGHPTVLWGRDADGAAAIDTQHENPRYLPGIALPESLRATTDLAAALKDADLVLVVVPSHAFAQTLRQLAPHRPPHAGVAWATKGFEPGSGRFLHEVAGEVLGADVPLAVVTGPSFAKEVAQGLPTALTVHSDDAAFAQSVADALHGPAFRAYTGDDMLGAELGGAMKNVLAVATGVADGMQLGLNARAGLITRGLNEMLRLNQAIGGQPETLMGLAGLGDLVLTCTGDLSRNRRLGLALGRGQSIEDAVREIGQVVESVQTADEVMRQAERHGIELPISNAVRAVLHGEITPADGLRKLLSREQKPEYPTDLFG, via the coding sequence ATGAATTCACCCGCCTCGGTCACCCCGTCCCCGAAACCGCGCATCGCGGTGCTCGGCGCCGGTTCCTGGGGCACCGCGCTCGCGGCCCTGATCGCCCGGCACGGTCACCCGACCGTGCTGTGGGGCCGCGACGCCGACGGCGCCGCGGCCATCGACACGCAACACGAAAACCCGCGTTACCTGCCGGGCATCGCCCTGCCCGAATCGCTGCGCGCGACCACTGATCTTGCTGCCGCGCTCAAGGACGCCGACCTCGTGCTCGTGGTGGTGCCCTCGCACGCCTTCGCGCAAACCCTGCGCCAACTGGCGCCGCACCGGCCGCCGCACGCCGGCGTGGCCTGGGCGACCAAGGGCTTCGAACCCGGCAGCGGCCGCTTCCTGCACGAAGTCGCCGGCGAAGTGCTCGGCGCGGACGTGCCGCTGGCGGTGGTCACCGGCCCCTCGTTCGCCAAGGAAGTCGCGCAGGGCCTGCCGACCGCGCTGACCGTGCATTCCGACGACGCGGCGTTCGCCCAGTCGGTGGCCGATGCGCTGCACGGCCCGGCGTTTCGCGCCTACACCGGCGACGACATGCTCGGCGCCGAACTCGGCGGCGCGATGAAGAACGTGCTCGCGGTCGCCACCGGCGTCGCCGACGGCATGCAGCTCGGCCTCAACGCGCGCGCCGGCCTGATCACCCGCGGCCTCAACGAAATGCTGCGCCTGAACCAGGCGATCGGCGGGCAGCCCGAAACCCTGATGGGTCTGGCCGGTCTCGGCGATCTGGTCCTGACCTGCACCGGCGACCTGTCGCGCAACCGCCGCCTGGGCCTGGCCCTCGGCCGCGGCCAGTCGATCGAAGACGCGGTGCGAGAGATCGGCCAGGTGGTCGAATCGGTGCAGACCGCCGACGAAGTCATGCGCCAGGCCGAACGTCACGGCATCGAACTGCCGATCTCCAACGCGGTGCGCGCGGTGCTGCACGGCGAAATCACCCCGGCCGACGGCCTGCGCAAGCTGCTGTCGCGC
- the secB gene encoding protein-export chaperone SecB has protein sequence MSEENVNGAVAPAEAATGPAFTVEKIYVKDVSFEVPNAPAVFAETAQPQLQLNLSQNVQRVGENAYEVVLGVTLTCTANDKSMYLAEVKQAGVFGLVGFDAQTLDAMLGTHCPNVLYPYARQLVSDLIQAGGFPPFFLQPINFDALYAEGMRQRAQGGDNLADAETAGNA, from the coding sequence ATGTCCGAAGAAAACGTCAACGGCGCAGTAGCGCCGGCCGAAGCCGCAACCGGCCCCGCGTTCACCGTCGAGAAGATCTACGTCAAGGACGTGTCCTTCGAGGTGCCCAATGCCCCGGCGGTGTTCGCCGAGACCGCGCAGCCGCAGCTGCAGCTGAACCTGTCGCAGAACGTCCAGCGCGTCGGCGAGAACGCCTATGAAGTCGTGCTCGGCGTGACCCTGACCTGCACCGCCAACGACAAGTCGATGTACCTGGCCGAAGTGAAGCAGGCCGGCGTGTTCGGCCTGGTCGGCTTCGACGCCCAGACCCTGGACGCGATGCTCGGCACCCACTGCCCGAACGTGCTGTACCCGTACGCGCGCCAGCTGGTCAGCGACCTGATCCAGGCCGGCGGCTTCCCGCCGTTCTTCCTGCAGCCGATCAACTTCGACGCGCTGTACGCCGAAGGCATGCGCCAGCGCGCCCAGGGCGGCGACAACCTCGCCGACGCGGAAACCGCCGGCAACGCCTGA
- a CDS encoding rhodanese-like domain-containing protein, whose amino-acid sequence MSFDELLAFASRHMYLSLGFVGLTVAIVYTEIARLFRGYKALRPAELTALINRDNALVIDLSASGEFEKGHIAGSRSVQVSQFDPESKLLANAKALPVVAVCRTGQASADAAKRLKKAGFEQVYWLDGGIQAWQQADLPLIKGRG is encoded by the coding sequence GTGAGCTTTGATGAACTGCTGGCGTTCGCCAGCCGCCACATGTACCTGTCGCTGGGCTTCGTCGGTCTGACCGTCGCCATCGTCTACACCGAGATCGCGCGCCTGTTTCGCGGCTACAAGGCCCTGCGCCCGGCCGAGCTGACCGCGCTGATCAACCGCGACAACGCCCTGGTGATCGACCTGTCGGCGAGCGGCGAGTTCGAAAAAGGCCATATCGCCGGCAGCCGTTCGGTCCAGGTCAGCCAGTTCGACCCGGAAAGCAAGCTGCTGGCCAACGCCAAGGCACTGCCGGTGGTCGCGGTGTGCCGCACCGGCCAGGCTTCGGCCGACGCGGCCAAGCGGCTCAAGAAGGCCGGTTTCGAGCAGGTCTACTGGCTCGACGGCGGCATCCAGGCCTGGCAGCAGGCCGACCTGCCGCTGATCAAGGGCCGCGGCTGA